The sequence GGGCCGTCCATCGCCCCGAAGCCGGCCGAGACGACGGCGTACGGGTGGGCGTGCGCCGAGGCGGCGGTGCGCACCGCAAGCGTCGAGGCCGCGAGGTCGTGGTCGATGAGCAGCACCAGGGCGGCGTCCAGCACGCGGAGCGAGGCCGCGTCGCCGGGCGCCGCCGTCAGCCGCGGCCACAGCCGTTCGGCGAGCGTCTGCGCGCCGGACGGTTCGGGGCCGTGCGGCGGCAGGGCCTCGACGAGGGTGGGGATGAGGCTGCGAGCGGTGTCGAGAACCGCGTCCTCGGACAGGTCGAAGCGGAGCGGGTCGGCGGCCGCGGCGGCGATCACGGCGACGCGTAGCCGGTCCATGGGGCCGCTGTGCTCCGGCAGCGACGCGGCGGCGCGGCGGGCCGCCGAGAGCGCGTCCTGCGGCGCCGTGAAGTGCGTGCCGCGACGCAGGTCGCCGGTCCACAGCCACTCGGCGACCTCCTCGTAGCGGTAGGCGGCGGCGAGCTCCGTGGCCTCGACGCCGCGGAAGTAGCAGCGGTCGCCTTCGATCAGCGTGATGCCCGTCCCCATCGCCCATTCGCCGCCGGCGCCCGACGGCTCCCGGCGGCCGCTGCGGCGCGCCAGGGCGTCGACCTCCTTCGCGTCGAAGGTGCTGCCGCGGCCGCCCGGTATGCGGCGGCTGGTCAGCTGGCCGCGACTCACATATGCGTACACCGTCTCGGGCTTCACGCCGAGCCGGTCGGCCGCCTCCCGGGTGCTCAGGCGCTGCTCGGACGTGCCATGAGCCCTGTCGTGATCCGCCATGAGGTCACCGTATCCGGCTCGACTGACATTGATTCAATCAATATTGACACGCATTGAGTCATGCATGGACAGTCGGATCAATGTTTGGGAGGAAGAGCGAGGAGAACCTGTCATGCCGACCACCGAGATCAACGCCCCCATGGACGCGCCCCGAGGGCTCGCCGGCGTCGTCGTCACCGAGACGGAGCTGGGGGACGTCCGAGGTCGCGAGGGCTTTTACCACTACCGCCAGTACTCCGCCGTGGAGCTGGCCACGGCCCGGACCTTCGAGGACGTCTGGTACCTGATGTTCCACGGCCGGCTGCCCGATGCCGCGCAGCTGGCGGCGTTCACGGCCGAAACCGCCGCGCTGCGCGGGCTGCCCGCCGCCGTACGGGAGGCCCTGCCAGCCATCGCCCGGGCCGGTGCCCACTCCGGTCCGCTCGCCGGACTGCGTACCGCGCTGTCGCTGCTGGGCGCGACGGCGGACTTCCGGCCGCTGTACGACATCGACACCGATCGCCGCCGCGCGGACGCACTCGCCGCCTGCGCGGCCGTACCGACCCTGCTCACCGCGCTGCACCGGATCGGTCGGGGCCGGCAGCCGGTCGAGCCGCGCGAGGACCTCACGTACGCCGCCAACTACCTGTACATGCTCACCGGCCAGGAGCCGGAGCCCGAGCAGGTCCGGGCGATCGAGTCGTATCTGATCTCCACCATCGACCACGGCTTCAACGCCTCGACGTTCGCCGCCCGGGTCATCGCGTCCACCGGTGCCGACCTCGCGGCCTGTCTGGTCGGGGCGATCGGTGCGCTGTCCGGGCCGTTGCACGGGGGTGCGCCCAGCCGTGCGCTCGACACGCTCGATGCCATCGGTACGCCGGACCGCATCGACGCCTGGGTGCGCGACCGGGTGCTGCGGGGCGAGCGGATCATGGGGTTCGGGCATGCGGTCTACCGCACCGAGGATCCGCGTTCCCGGATGCTGCGCGGTATTGCCGGGCAGTTCGGCGGACCGCGGGTGGAATTCGCCGTCCAGGTGGAGGCCGCGGTCGAGAAGCTGCTGGCCGAGCTCAAGCCGGGGCGGGAACTGCACACCAATGTGGAGTTCTACGCCGGGGTCGTCATGGAGCTGTGCGGGCTGCCGCGCGAGATGTTCACGCCGACGTTCTGTGCCGCGCGCGTGGTCGGCTGGAGCGCCAACATCCTGGAGCAGGCCGAGGACTCGAAGATCATCCGTCCGGCGGCCCGGTACGTCGGCCCGCCCCCGCCGCAGCCGCTGCCCGACGCCGCGGCCTGACGCATGCCGTGGGCGCGTGGTACGCCCCCACCGGTGGCGGGGGAGCGCCCATGGAGGTCCGTTACGATCGACAGCTCGTCCGCCGCCGGATCGTGCGGCCCGCCACCCGCTCCATGGAGGCGCCCCCTTGGCCACGCAACAGATTCCGGTCGTCGTGCTGGCGGGCTTTCTCGGGTCGGGCAAGACGACCCTGCTCAACCACCTGCTCGGTGCCGGCGCCGGTACCCGTATCGGCGCCGTCGTCAATGACTTCGGCAGCATCGAGATCGACGCGATGACGATCGCCGGGCAGGTGGACTCGATGGTCTCGCTGGGCAACGGATGCCTGTGCTGCGCGGTCGACACCAGCGAACTCGACACCTATCTGGAGCGTCTGGCCCGGCCCGCCGCCCGTATCGACGTGATCGTCATCGAGGCCAGCGGCCTGGCCGAGCCCGAGGAACTCATCCGGATGATCCTCGCCAGCGAGAACGACCGGATCGTGTACGGCGGGCTGATCGAGGTGATCGACGCGGCCGAGTTCACCGTCACCCGCACCCGTCATCCCGAACTCGACCGGCATGTGGGCATCGCCGATCTCGTGGTGCTCAACAAGGCCGACCGGATTGCCGACGGGGCGCGCCGGCAGCTCCTGGACACGCTCGCGGACCTCGCACCGGGCCGGCCGGTGGTCTGTACGGCCTACGGGCGGATCGACCCGGAGCTGTTCTTCGACCGTGGCGCGGGCGAGGACCGCGCAGCGGGCATCAGGCAGCTGTCGTTCGAGGATCTGCTCCGGGAGGGCGCCGCAGGGGAGCCGGACGGGGATCCGGGCCACCTGCACGACGGGCATCACGGTCACGACCACGCCCCGGGTGAGCCGTGCCCTCATCTTCATGCCGCTTACCAGAGCGTGGAGTTCACCTCGGGGGAGCCGATGAACCCGCGGCGGCTCATGGAGTTCCTCGACAGCCGGCCCACCGGCCTCTACCGGATCAAGGGCTTTGTCCACTTCGATGTCCCGGGCAGCCGGCAGAAGTTCGCCGTGCACGCCGTCGGGGACTTCCTGCGCTTCTACCCCTCGCCCTGGGGACGTGACGAGGAGCGCAGCACTCAGCTCGTGCTGATCGGCAGCGGGGTCGATGCGGAGGCGCTGCGCAAGGAGCTGGCGGCGTGCCGCGAGGCCGCGCCGGAGGAGACCTCCGAGCACAGCATGTGGGGTGTGCTGCGCTACGTGGCCGGCCGCGAGGAGTGACGGCGGGCGCCGGCCGGCCCCGAAGGACCGGCCGGTCACCCGCCGGCGAACGTGCCTACACGGGCCCCGCCAGCGTCGCCACCTGCTTGGCCAGGGGGACGCCCGAACCGTCGCGGCGCGGGTCCACGTCCGGCAGCGGCACCGGGGCGCCCTTGGCGTCGGCCGCGCGGACCGGAGCGGGGCCGGCCCAGGCCAGGGTCAGGCAGTCCTCGCCCTTCAGGAACCGCTGGCAGCGCACACCGCCGGTCGCGCGGCCCTTGCGCGGGTACTGGTCGAACGGGGTGAGCTTGGCGGTGGCCACCGAGTCGTCCAGGGTGCCGTGCGAGCCGGCGACCGTGAACACCATGGCGTCCACGGCCGGATCGACCGCCGAGAAGGCGATCACCTTCGCGTCCGCGCCCAGCTTGACGCCCGCCATACCGCCCGCCGGCCGGCCCTGCGGCCGTACCTGCGACGCCGGATAGCGCAGCAGCTGCGCCTCGCTGGTGATGAAGACCAGGTCCTCCTCACCGGTGCGCAGCTCCGCCGCGCCCACGATGCGGTCGCCGTCCTTGAGGGTGATGACCTCCAACTCCTCCTTGTTGGCCGGATAGTCGGGCACCACCCGCTTGACCACGCCCTGTTCGGTGCCGAGCGCCAGGCCCGGCGAGGACTCGTCCAGCGTGGTCAGGCAGATCAGCTCCTCGTCGTCCCCCAGGGCGAGGAACTCCGAGATCTGCGCGCCACCGGAGAGACTGGGCGCCGTGGCCGTCTCCGGGAGCTGCGGCAGATCGATCACCGCCAGCCGCAGCAGCCGCCCGGTGGAGGTCACCGCGCCCACCTCGCCGCGGGTGGTGGCGGGCACCGCGGAGACGATCACATCGTGCTTGACCCGCTTGGCCTCCGCGTCGAAGGGCACCTCCCCGGTGACCGTACGCGCCAGCAGCCCCGTTGAGGACAGCAGCACCCGGCACGGGTCGTCGGCGACCTCCAGCGGCACCGCGCCGACCGTCGTGCCGGCCGACTCCAGCAGGACCGTCCGCCGCTCCGTGCCGTACTTCTTGGCGACCGCGGCCAGCTCGCCGGACACCAGCTTGCGCAGCTCCGCGTCCGACTCCAGGATCCGCGTCAGCTGCTCGATCTCCTCCTGGAGCCGGTCGCGCTCCGACTCCAGCTCGATACGGTCGAATTTGGTCAGCCGGCGCAGCGGGGTGTCGAGGATGTACTGCGTCTGGATGTCGCTCAGCGAGAAGCGCTCGATCAGCCGCTCCTTGGCCTGGGCGCTGTTGTCGCTGGAGCGGATCAGGCGGATGACCTCGTCGATGTCCACCAGGGCGGTGAGCAGGCCCTCGACCAGGTGGAGCCGGTCGCGCCGCTTGCCGCGCCGGAACTCGCTGCGCCGGCGCACCACCTCGAAGCGGTGGTCGACATAGACCTCCAGCAGCTCCTTGAGGCCCAGTGTCAGCGGCTGGCCGTCCACCAGGGCGACGTTGTTGATGCCGAAGGACTCCTCCATCGGCGTGAGCTTGTAGAGCTGCTCCAGGACGGCCTCGGGGTTGAAGCCGTTCTTGACCTCGATGACCAGCCGCAGGCCGTGCTCGCGGTCGGTGAGGTCCTTGACGTCCGCGATGCCCTGGAGCTTCTTCGAGCCGACCAGGTCCTTGATCTTGGAGATGACCTTCTCGGGGCCGACGGTGAAGGGGAGTTCGGTGACGACCAGGCCCTTGCGACGGGCGGTGACGTTCTCCACCGTGACCGTGGCGCGGATCTTGAAGGTGCCGCGGCCCTTCTCGTACGCGTCCCGAACGCCGCCCAGGCCCACGATCCGGCCGCCAGTCGGCAGGTCCGGGCCCGGGACGAAGCGCATCAGGGTGTCGAGATCGGCGTTCGGGTGCTTGATCAGATGGCGGGCGGCGGCGATGACCTCGCCGAGGTTGTGCGGCGGCATGTTGGTCGCCATCCCGACCGCGATGCCGGAGGCGCCGTTGACCAGGAGGTTGGGGTAGGCGGCGGGGAGGGCCACCGGCTCGTGTTCCTGGCCGTCGTAGTTCGGCGTGAAGTCGACGGTGTCCTCGTCGATGGACTCCGTCATCAGGGACGTCGCCGACGCCATCCGGCATTCGGTGTAACGCATCGCGGCGGGCGGGTCGTCGTTGCCCAGCGAGCCGAAGTTGCCGTGGCCGTCCACCAGGGGCAGCCGCATCGAGAACGGCTGCGCCATCCGGACCAGGGCGTCGTAGATGGACGCGTCGCCGTGCGGGTGGAGCTTACCCATGACCTCGCCGACGACCCGGGCGCACTTGACGTACGACCGGTCGGGCCGCAGGCCCATCTCGTTCATCTGGTAGAGGATGCGGCGGTGCACGGGCTTGAGGCCGTCGCGGGCGTCCGGCAGGGCGCGGGAGTAGATGACCGAATACGCGTACTCAAGGAAGGAACCCTGCATCTCGTCGACGACGTCGATGTCGAGGATCCTCTCCTCGAAGTCGTCCGGCGGCGGGGTCTTCGTGCTGCGGCGGGCCATCGCGGCTGCGGCTCCTTCTGCTGCGTCTACTACCGATGTGGGAACTACACGGTCGGTCGGTCAGGACCCGTGAGTCGTCCGAGTCTGCCTGAGTCTGACGCGGACCATTGTGGACCGCCCCACTGACAACGCCGACCGCGACTCCCCTTTCCCGGCGTCAAGGCCACCGCGCACGCCCTGCGCGCGCCCTCCGTACGGGTCCGCTCGACGGGGAACTTCGCCAGATGTCGGCGCGGTTGCATACAGTGACAGGACTTCCTCGCAAGCGGATCGAAGGGACGTACATGCCCATGGGTCACACGGCCACAGAACAAGCCGGCTCCGGCGGCCTGACAGCGACCGAGCACCGGCTGGCCAACGGCCTGCGCGTGGTGCTCTCCGAAGACCACCTGACGCCGGTCGCGGCGGTGTGCCTGTGGTACGACGTCGGCTCCCGCCACGAGGTCAAGGGCCGTACGGGCCTGGCTCACCTCTTCGAGCACCTGATGTTCCAGGGGTCCGCGCAGGTGAAGGGCAACGGCCACTTCGAGCTCGTCCAGGGCGCCGGCGGCTCGCTGAACGGCACCACGAGCTTCGAGCGCACCAACTACTTCGAGACCATGCCCGCCCATGAGCTGGAGCTCGCGCTCTGGCTGGAGGCGGACCGGATGGGCTCGCTGCTGACCGCCCTGGACGACGAGTCCCTGGAGAACCAGCGCGACGTCGTCAAGAACGAGCGCCGCCAGCGCTACGACAACGTCCCCTACGGCACGGCCTTCGAGAAGCTCACGGCCATGGCGTACCCGGAGGGCCACCCGTACCACCACACCCCCATCGGGTCGATGGCCGATCTGGACGCGGCCTCCCTGGAGGACGCGCGGGCGTTCTTCCGGACGTACTACGCGCCCAACAACGCCGTCCTGTCGGTCGTCGGGGACATCGACCCCGAGCAGACGCTGGCCTGGATCGAGAAGTACTTCGGCTCGATCCCCTCGCACGACGGCAAGCAGCCGCCGCGTGACGGCTCGCTGCCCGACGTCATCGGCGCGGAGCTGCGCGAGGTCGTCGAGGAGGAGGTGCCCTCCCGCGCCCTGATGGCGGCCTACCGGCTGCCGCACGACGGCACCCGGGAGGCGGACGCCGCCGACCTCGCGCTGACCGTCCTGGGCGGCGGCGAGTCCTCCCGGCTCTACAACCGCCTGGTGCGCCGCGACCGCACCGCCGTCGCCGCCGGCTTCGGCCTGCTGCGGCTGTCCGGGGCGCCGTCCCTGGGCTGGCTGGACGTGAAGACGTCCGGCGGCGTGGAGGTCCCCGAAATCGAGCGCGCCGTCGACGAGGAGCTGGCCCGCTTCGCCGAAGAGGGGCCGACCCCGGAGGAGATGGAGCGCGCGCAGGCCCAGTTGGAGCGCGAATGGCTCGACCGCCTGGCCACGGTCAGCGGCCGCGCCGACGAACTGTGCCGCTTCGCCGTCCTGTTCGGCGACCCGCAGCTTGCGCTGACCGCCGTCCGGCGCGTCCTGGACATCACGCCCGAAGAGGTGCAGACGGTCGCCAAGGCCCGGCTGCGCCCCGACAACCGCGCGGTGCTGGTGTACGAACCCACCGAGCCGACCGCCCCGGCCGACGCGGCCGCCGACACCGAGAAGGAGGAGGCGGACCGGTGAGCGACGCCCCCACCCGCGCAGATTCCGCCATGACCGCCATGGAATTCCACCCCCAGCCCAAGGGCGGCGCGCCCCGGCCCTGGGCCTTCCCGGCCCCCGAGCGTTCGCAGCTGCCCAACGGGCTGACGCTGCTGACCAGCCACCGCCCCGGCCAGCAGGTCGTCGCCGTCGAGATCAACCTCCTCGCCCCTCTGGAGGCCGAGCCCGAGGGCCTGGACGGTATCTCCACGATCATGGCGCGCGCCCTGTCCGAGGGCACCGACAAACACGACGCCGAGGAGTTCGCCGCCGAGCTGGAGCGCTGCGGCGCCACCCTGGACGCGCACGCCGACCACCCCGGCGTACGGGTCTCCCTGGAGGTGCCGGCCTCCCGGCTGTCCCGCGCGCTCGGCCTGCTCGCCGACGCGCTGCGCGCCCCCGCCTTCCCGGACAGCGAGATCGAGCGCCTGGTCCGCAACCGCCTGGACGAGATCCCGCACGAGCTCGCCAACCCGGCGCGCCGGGCCGCGATGGCCCTGTCCAAGGAGCTCTTTCCGGCCACCTCCAGGATGTCGCGGCCCCGTCAGGGCACCGAGGAGACCGTCGCGGGCATCGACGCCGCGGCCGTCCGCGCCTTCTACGACGCCCACGTACGGCCCGCCACGGCCACCGCCGTGGTCGTCGGCGACTTCACCGGCATCGATCTGGACGCGGCGCTCGCCGACACCCTGGGCGCCTGGAGCGGCTCCAGCGCCGAGCCGCTGAAGCTCTCGTCGATCACCGCCGACGACAGCGGCCGCGTGGTGATCGTGGACCGCCCCGGTGCCGTCCAGACGCAGCTGCTCATCGGCCGTATCGGCGCCGACCGCCACGACCGGGTCTGGCCCGCACAGGTCCTCGGCACGTACTGCCTGGGCGGCACCCTGACCTCCCGGCTGGACCGGGTGCTGCGCGAGGAGAAGGGCTACACCTACGGGGTGCGGGCCTTCGGCCAGGTGCTGCGCTCGTCCGCCGACGGCAGCGGCGCCGCGATGCTCGCCATCAGCGGCTCGGTGGACACCGCCTCCACCGGGCCGGCGCTCGAGGACCTGTGGAAGGTGCTGCGCACCCTGGCGGCGGAGGGTCTCACCGACGCCGAGCGGGATGTCGCCGTGCAGAACCTCGTCGGGGTCGCACCGCTGAAGTACGAGACCGCGGCGGCCGTCGCGGGCACCCTCGCCGACCAGGTCGAGCAGGACCTCCCGGACGACTTCCAGGCGCAGTTGTACGCCCGGCTCGCCCAGACCGGCACGGTCGAGGCGACCGCGGCCGTCGTCAGCGCCTTCCCGGTGGACCGGCTGGTGACGGTCCTGGTGGGTGACGCGGCGCAGATCGCCGAGCCCGTGAAGGAGCTCGGCATCGGCAAGGTGACGGTCGTCAGCGGCTGAGACCCGCCGGGCCTGACGAGCTGTCAGCGCCGGTCGTCGACACGGCGACCGGCCGCACACCGGCTCCCGTGGTGCATGTCCGCCACGGGAGCCGTGGCATGTCCGAAAGGCGTGGCCGATTGCCCCTCAATTCTTGTGGCGTGGCGCACAAACTGCCGGTTCTGTTTGCCGAGGGAAAGTTGCCCCGATTAGCGTCGGTCCGGCTGTTCGTCACAAGACCGCCACAACAGTGGCACCGAACAGTCATCGCCGAGTCCCCGTACGGCGCGAGCCAGGGGAGCCGGGGACCCACACGTCCCTGGGGTGAATCGGGCGCCTCCCACGAGGGGCCCGTAGGAGACCTTCCTGCTCCGAACCCGTCAGCTAACCCGGTAGGCGAGAAGGAAGGAAAGGACAAGCCAGCAGATGGCGTTCACCCGTGCCACCGGGAAACATCGTGGTGCGAGCCGCACGGCTCGCCGGACCCGCAAGATAGCCGGTACGGCCTCCCTCGCGGCCACCGGCATCGTCGCCTCCATGGCCGCGCCCGCGCTCGCCGCCCCGGCGGCGGCGCCGGCCGAGAGCACCGGCCTCCAGCAGGCCGTCGTGATGGGCGACGAGCTCGCCGGACGCGTCGCGGCGCAGGCCGATGCGCAGGAGGCCGCCGCCGCGCAGGCGAAGGCGGAGGCCGTGGCCCAGCGCGCGGCCGCCGAGGCCGCGCGGCGCGCCGAAGCCGCCGAGAAGAAGGCCAAGGCGGAGCGGGAGGCCAAGCAGCGCGCGGCCCGCGAGGCGGAGCGCAAGCGCCTCAACGCCTTCGTCGCGCCCGTCGCCGACTCCTACGTCTCCACCGGCTACAAGGCGTCCAGCAGCCTGTGGTCCTCCGGCAGCCACACCGGCATAGACTTCCACGCCGCCACCGGCACCTCCGTCCACGCCGTCGGCGCGGGCACGGTCGTCGAGGCCGGCTGGGGCGGCGCGTACGGCAACAACATCGTGATCAAGATGCACGACGGTACGTACACCCAGTACGGCCACCTGTCCTCCATCGGGGTCTCGGTCGGCCAGAGCGTCACCCCGGGGCAGCAGATAGGGCTCTCCGGTGCCACCGGCAACGCCACCGGCCCGCATCTGCACTTCGAGGCCCGCACCGGCCCGGACTACGGCTCGGACATCGACCCCATCGCCTACCTGCGCGCGCACGGCGTCGACGTCTGAGGCCGCAGCGCCCCGGTGAAGCCCCGGCCGCCGGCCGGGGCTTCGGCGTACCCGGCGAACGGCAGGGGGCACGGGACGGGCGGCGGACGGCGGGGAGAGCGCACCCGCCGTTCCCGCCCCTGGCCAAAAAATATCCATGAATTCCGGGAGTCCGTCGGAAAAGTGGTCCCCGTCGAATAGAGTCATTCAAAACCCGCCGATCGGCGGCGTTTTCCCGGGGATTACGGCGGAGGCACGGACGATGCGAGGCCATCTTTCCGCGCATGCGGTGTGCACGGCGATTCGCGACGACATCGTCTCCGGTGCGCTCGCGCCGGGGAGCCGGCTGGTCGAGGAAATTCTCGCGGCCCGCTACGGCGTCTCCCGGGTCCCGGTCCGCGAGGCGCTGCGCACCCTCCAGTCGGAGGGCTTCGTCACCACGCGCCGGCACGCGGGCGCCTGCGTCGCCGAGCCCACCGAGCAGGAGGCCGCCGATCTCCTGGACATCCGCGCCGTGTTGGAGCCCCTGGGCGCCGCCCGCGCCGCCGTCCGCCGCAGTCCCGCGCATCTGAAGGTGCTGCGCGGTCTGGTACGGCTCGGCCGCGAGCGGGCGCGCCACGGTCACGCCGCGGACCTGCGCCAACTGGACGGCTGGTTCCACGAAACGCTCGCCCAGGCGGCCGGCAGCCCCAGCCTGACGGCGCTGCTCACCCAGCTGCGGCGCAAGGTCGAGTGGATGTACACCGTGGAAGGGGCGCCCCGCGCGGGCGAGTCCTGGGACGAACACGGCGCCGTGCTGGACGCGGTGGCCCGGGGCGACGCGGAACGCGCCCGCGCCCTGATGGCGGCTCATATCGAACGCTCCCTCCCGGTGCACCGGTTGCGCCGCCCCGCCCCGCCCGCCGTGAGGGATGCGAAACGGCCCGTCAACACGGCGCGCGCCCGCAATTAACATGCGGGCTGTATACAAAGGGGCGGGGAAAGAGCGCGATACACGGGGAGTGCGATACACGGGGACGGGGAAAAGAGCGCGGTGCGCGCGGCCCGGTGTGCCGTGTTTCCGGGTCATGTAATTGGCCGGGCAATTCCACCGGATTGATTCCCGGGTAATTCGGCCCGGAATTTCGGCGTGCCCGTACGGGAAAACTCCCGGAGTCGCCCGCCCCCGCCCCCACACGACAACGACCCCGCCACGGCGACCATTTCCGGTCACCGCCGCGGGGTCGCGGACAGTGCGAACGGGAGACCCTGACGGACTCAGACCGTCTCGGGCAGCTCCTCGAGGCCCTCGGCGACGAGCTTCGCCAGGCGGTCGAGCGCGGCCTCGGCGCCCTCGGCGTCGGAGGCCAGGACGATCTCCTCGCCACCCTGGGCGCCCAGGCCCAGGACCGCGAGCATGGAGGCCGCGTTGACGGGGGTGCCATCGGCCTTGGCGATCGTCATCGGGATGCCGGCCGCGGTGGCCGCACGGACGAAGATCGAAGCGGGGCGGGCGTGCAGGCCCTCGGCCCAGCCGACATTGACGCGGCGCTCAGCCATGGTGATGCCCTTCAAGTCGCGTGACAGTTGTCTAGACCATTCTTGCACGCTGCCGGGAGTGCTCCGGCAGCGCTCCGGCAGCGTTCCGATGTGACCGAGCGTACGCAGGACGGGCCCGTTGTCAGTGCTCCGCCGTACGCTTGTCCGCATGCAGACGCAGCCCGACCACGCGTACCCGGCCCACTGGGAGGCCGACGTGGTCCTGCGCGACGGCGGCACGGCGCGGATCCGCCCCATCGCCCCGGACGACGCCGAGCGGCTGGTGTCGTTCTACGAGCAGGTCTCGGACGAGTCGAAGTACTACCGGTTCTTCGCGCCCTACCCGCGGCTGTCCGACCGCGATGTGCACCGTTTCACCCACCACGACTACGTCGACCGGGTCGGCCTCGCCGCCACCGTGGGCGGTGAGTTCATCGCCACCGTCCGCTACGACCGGATCGACGACCAGGGCCTGCCCGCCAAGAGCCCGGAGGACGACCAGGCCGAGGTCGCCTTTCTGGTCCAGGACGCCCACCAGGGCCGTGGGGTGGCCTCCGCCCTCCTGGAGCACATCGCCGCGGTGGCCCGCGAGCGCGGCATCCGCCGGTTCGCCGCCGAGGTGCTGCCCGCCAACTCCAAGATGATCAAGGTGTTCACGGACGCCGGCTACACCCAGAAGCGCACCTTCGCGGACGGCGTGGTCCGGCTGGAGCTGGACCTGGAGCCGACCGAGCAGTCCGTGGCCGTGATGCGCGGCCGCGAGCAGCGCGCCGAGGCCCGCTCCGTCCAGCGGCTGCTCGCGCCGGGCTCGGTCGCCGTCATCGGTACGGGCCGCGCCCCCGGCGGCGTCGGCCGCTCCGCCCTGCGCAGCCTTCGCGACTCCGGCTTCACCGGCCGCGTCCACGCCGTCAACCACGCCTTCCCCGAGGGCATGGACCGCCTCGAGCCCGAGGGCGTACCCGCGGTCCGTTCCCTGCGCCAGATCGCCGACCCGGTCGATCTGGCGGTCATCGCCGTCCCCGCGGCCCACGTCCCCGAGGTGGTCCGCGACTGCGGCGAACACGGTGTGCAGGGCGTGCTCATCCTCTCCTCCGGATACGCCGAAGCGGGCCCCGACGGCCGCGAGCGCCAGCGCGCGCTGCTCCGCCTGGCCCGCTCCTACGGCATGCGCCTGATCGGCCCCAATGCCTTCGGCATGATCAACACCTCCCCGGCCGTGCGGCTGAACGCCTCGCTGGCGCCCCAGATGCCCGGCGCCGGACACATCGGCCTGTTCACCCAGTCCGGTGCGATCGGTATCGCCCTGCTCAGCGGGCTGCACGCGCGCGGCCCCGGTGACGGCGGCATCGCCGGAATCTCCTCCTTCGTCTCGGCGGGCAACCGCGCCGACGTCTCCGGCAACGACCTCCTCCAGTACTGGTACGACGACCCGGACACCGATGTGGTGATCCTCTATCTGGAGTCCATCGGCAATCCCCGCAAGTTCGCCCGGCTCGCGCGCCGTACCGCGATCGCCAAACCGGTCGTCGTCGCCAAGGGCGCGCGCCACCACGGCACCGCCCCCCTGGGCCATACCGTGCCCACGGTCCGTATCCCCGACAGCACGGTCGCCGCCCTGATGCGCCAGGCCGGGGTGATCCGCGTCGACACCGTCACCGAACTCATCGACGCCGGGCTCCTGCTGGCCTCCCAGCCGCTGCCGGCCGGCCCGCGCATCGCCATCCTGGGCAACTCCGAATCGCTCGCCCTGCTGACGTACGACTCCTGCCTGACCGAA is a genomic window of Streptomyces gilvosporeus containing:
- a CDS encoding M16 family metallopeptidase; its protein translation is MEFHPQPKGGAPRPWAFPAPERSQLPNGLTLLTSHRPGQQVVAVEINLLAPLEAEPEGLDGISTIMARALSEGTDKHDAEEFAAELERCGATLDAHADHPGVRVSLEVPASRLSRALGLLADALRAPAFPDSEIERLVRNRLDEIPHELANPARRAAMALSKELFPATSRMSRPRQGTEETVAGIDAAAVRAFYDAHVRPATATAVVVGDFTGIDLDAALADTLGAWSGSSAEPLKLSSITADDSGRVVIVDRPGAVQTQLLIGRIGADRHDRVWPAQVLGTYCLGGTLTSRLDRVLREEKGYTYGVRAFGQVLRSSADGSGAAMLAISGSVDTASTGPALEDLWKVLRTLAAEGLTDAERDVAVQNLVGVAPLKYETAAAVAGTLADQVEQDLPDDFQAQLYARLAQTGTVEATAAVVSAFPVDRLVTVLVGDAAQIAEPVKELGIGKVTVVSG
- a CDS encoding M23 family metallopeptidase codes for the protein MAFTRATGKHRGASRTARRTRKIAGTASLAATGIVASMAAPALAAPAAAPAESTGLQQAVVMGDELAGRVAAQADAQEAAAAQAKAEAVAQRAAAEAARRAEAAEKKAKAEREAKQRAAREAERKRLNAFVAPVADSYVSTGYKASSSLWSSGSHTGIDFHAATGTSVHAVGAGTVVEAGWGGAYGNNIVIKMHDGTYTQYGHLSSIGVSVGQSVTPGQQIGLSGATGNATGPHLHFEARTGPDYGSDIDPIAYLRAHGVDV
- a CDS encoding GntR family transcriptional regulator, with translation MRGHLSAHAVCTAIRDDIVSGALAPGSRLVEEILAARYGVSRVPVREALRTLQSEGFVTTRRHAGACVAEPTEQEAADLLDIRAVLEPLGAARAAVRRSPAHLKVLRGLVRLGRERARHGHAADLRQLDGWFHETLAQAAGSPSLTALLTQLRRKVEWMYTVEGAPRAGESWDEHGAVLDAVARGDAERARALMAAHIERSLPVHRLRRPAPPAVRDAKRPVNTARARN
- a CDS encoding HPr family phosphocarrier protein, whose translation is MAERRVNVGWAEGLHARPASIFVRAATAAGIPMTIAKADGTPVNAASMLAVLGLGAQGGEEIVLASDAEGAEAALDRLAKLVAEGLEELPETV
- a CDS encoding bifunctional GNAT family N-acetyltransferase/acetate--CoA ligase family protein, translating into MQTQPDHAYPAHWEADVVLRDGGTARIRPIAPDDAERLVSFYEQVSDESKYYRFFAPYPRLSDRDVHRFTHHDYVDRVGLAATVGGEFIATVRYDRIDDQGLPAKSPEDDQAEVAFLVQDAHQGRGVASALLEHIAAVARERGIRRFAAEVLPANSKMIKVFTDAGYTQKRTFADGVVRLELDLEPTEQSVAVMRGREQRAEARSVQRLLAPGSVAVIGTGRAPGGVGRSALRSLRDSGFTGRVHAVNHAFPEGMDRLEPEGVPAVRSLRQIADPVDLAVIAVPAAHVPEVVRDCGEHGVQGVLILSSGYAEAGPDGRERQRALLRLARSYGMRLIGPNAFGMINTSPAVRLNASLAPQMPGAGHIGLFTQSGAIGIALLSGLHARGPGDGGIAGISSFVSAGNRADVSGNDLLQYWYDDPDTDVVILYLESIGNPRKFARLARRTAIAKPVVVAKGARHHGTAPLGHTVPTVRIPDSTVAALMRQAGVIRVDTVTELIDAGLLLASQPLPAGPRIAILGNSESLALLTYDSCLTEGLRPLRPHVLAPGATADDFRAALAEALAGDGCDAVVVTAIPWVGEGEDAVPGVREGIALAAALRSAAAADPAKPVAVVHLAMDDLAQTLAAPGASPEPPAPPRDAPPVPPPAPARPADPGPVSVQAPPRPPLPPYPPHPPRPPAPPSAAPPAAAETAPPAPVRRPAPVRIPAYPAAERAVRALAEAVRYAAWRRDAAEPGRVPEYDDIQEAAAGADIDRLLDRHTPDPAAGRSVALPPADAEALLARYGIHARPSLPAPDPDAALRAAARLGYPVALKTTAPHLRHRADLGGVRLDIAGERELRRTYAELTDFLGSPEVLRPVVQAMAPRGVDTVVRAAIDPAAGAVLSFGLAGAPSQLLGDLAHRLIPATDRDVADQIRSIRAAPLLFGWRGSQPVDTTALADLLLRVSRLVDDHPEVVGVDLEPVVVAPHGLSVLGAAVRLARPPATTDLGPRRLPVY